Genomic DNA from Bactrocera tryoni isolate S06 unplaced genomic scaffold, CSIRO_BtryS06_freeze2 scaffold_517, whole genome shotgun sequence:
TCTTTCAAAGGGTTTCTCATTATGCCTGATTCGAAGGATTCATGTTCACTTTGAGACGGACTATTACTCCCACTTTTGTGTACTGTTGGTAATGTTTCCAATAATATCGAATGTGGCGTTACtggaatttttacaaacttCCTCGCATAAATTTCGTTATCCTTATCAATCTTATTAAGTCGTTTTATGTCTGCAACCTGttgcaattttataatatattgatTGATTTAAGATTTACACAATACTTACTGTACAACGAAAACGCAAAGCCAATGCTTGTAAAGAATCACCTACTTCCACTTTAGCCTCAATAGTATTTTCAAAACTATGTaattgtccattttctaaactAGCAATGCGTGGCAGCCTCTCCATTTCAACAGGATTCTCATCATCCAAATCTTTATTTAGCGGAGCATATGATGTGTTGGCAGAATAAGACGCATCGTTGTAATAGCTAGGTGA
This window encodes:
- the LOC120781290 gene encoding uncharacterized protein LOC120781290 isoform X2 — encoded protein: MRRQRYYNDASYSANTSYAPLNKDLDDENPVEMERLPRIASLENGQLHSFENTIEAKVEVGDSLQALALRFRCTVADIKRLNKIDKDNEIYARKFVKIPVTPHSILLETLPTVHKSGSNSPSQSEHESFESGIMRNPLKDANLMLSEKLIIASVNASGNNNPQNVDTIKSVLASTLRSKDSVYLEKENHSTNDSTALLEDFLDDDFADTYVRPIRGPSISALHWSGSDGDMTWVCLFVVILALCFAIPLIVVIFWTHPHSSGNNNATTNN
- the LOC120781290 gene encoding uncharacterized protein LOC120781290 isoform X3, with protein sequence MRRQRRVNLSPSYYNDASYSANTSYAPLNKDLDDENPVEMERLPRIASLENGQLHSFENTIEAKVEVGDSLQALALRFRCTVADIKRLNKIDKDNEIYARKFVKIPVTPHSILLETLPTVHKSGSNSPSQSEHESFESGIMRNPLKDANLMLSEKLIIASVNASGNNNPQNVDTIKSVLASTLRSKDSVYLEKENHSTNDSTALLEDFLDDDFADTYVRPIRGPSISALHWSGSDGDMTWQRQQQCNNK